From Tiliqua scincoides isolate rTilSci1 chromosome 2, rTilSci1.hap2, whole genome shotgun sequence, the proteins below share one genomic window:
- the LYL1 gene encoding protein lyl-1 produces the protein MMEKLKSPTPPSVPEQQDPPPPASPPPLPSPASGEDEVEATPPPTSPTSSSPQTKGSPAPEPPLVPLPHNVPVISLGHSKPPTHPEVPTTQLTALHPIPSLLQLSGLSPHPPPPSMPLAGVRSPLLPPQYQHHPFLNSIYIGSSGTFGLFPNNRLKRRPSHYEQDITEGLQPQKVARRVFTNSRERWRQQNVNGAFAELRKLIPTHPPDKKLSKNEILRLAMKYINFLVKLLSDQARSAGVDPSDAEVPCNGTPETPSPPAPIKLERVQVEPLTVLGAGEPR, from the exons ATGATGGAGAAACTGAAGAGCCCCACTCCCCCTAGTGTCCCAGAGCAGCAAGACCCTCCACCTCCAGCTTCcccaccacccctcccctccccagccagtgggGAGGATGAGGTAGAGGCTACTCCACCCCCCACCAGCCCCacctcttcctctcctcaaacCAAGGGGAGCCCTGCACCTGAGCCCCCCTTAGTGCCTTTGCCCCACAATGTCCCTGTCATTAGCCTGGGCCATAGCAAGCCCCCCACCCATCCTGAGGTCCCCACCACCCAGCTCACTGCACTGCACCCCATCCCAAGCCTCTTGCAGCTCTCAGGTCTGTCACCTCATCCTCCTCCACCTTCCATGCCTCTAGCTGGAGTCAGAAGCCCCCTCTTGCCCCCACAGTATCAGCACCATCCCTTCCTCAACAG TATCTACATTGGCAGCTCCGGGACATTTGGCCTTTTCCCCAACAACCGCCTCAAGCGTAGGCCAAGCCATTATGAACAGGACATTACTGAAG GTCTTCAGCCCCAAAAGGTTGCACGTCGGGTCTTCACCAACAGCCGGGAGCGCTGGCGTCAGCAGAACGTGAACGGGGCCTTTGCTGAGCTCCGGAAACTCATCCCTACCCACCCGCCTGACAAGAAGTTGAGCAAGAATGAGATCCTTCGCCTGGCCATGAAATATATCAACTTCCTGGTCAAGTTGCTGAGTGACCAGGCCAGGTCGGCTGGGGTGGACCCTTCTGATGCAGAGGTCCCCTGCAATGGAACTCCAGAGACTCCCTCACCACCAGCACCCATAAAATTGGAGCGGGTGCAAGTAGAGCCACTGACTGTGCTAGGGGCAGGAGAACCACGGTGA